The following proteins come from a genomic window of Desulfobacterales bacterium:
- a CDS encoding rubredoxin: protein MDKWRCIPCDYIYDPAEGDEEGGIEPGVAFEELPEDWVCPIYGVGKDEFEKVV from the coding sequence ATGGACAAATGGCGTTGTATCCCTTGTGATTACATTTACGACCCCGCGGAAGGCGACGAGGAGGGTGGCATCGAACCGGGTGTTGCTTTCGAAGAGTTGCCCGAGGACTGGGTCTGCCCCATCTACGGTGTCGGCAAGGATGAATTTGAGAAGGTAGTTTAA
- a CDS encoding cupin domain-containing protein: MSDTSSAAKGKAFNLIEYIDYADGSVVSKTLIKKDIGNITLFAFDEGQGLSEHTAPFDAVVHILDGKAEITIGGQPQDVVAGEMLIMPANIAHALHAKTPFKMLLVMIRGE, translated from the coding sequence ATGAGCGACACATCCAGCGCTGCGAAAGGCAAGGCGTTCAATTTGATAGAATACATCGACTACGCTGACGGTTCCGTTGTCAGCAAAACGCTTATAAAGAAAGATATTGGCAACATAACGCTTTTCGCCTTTGATGAGGGCCAGGGGCTGAGTGAGCACACAGCACCTTTCGACGCAGTGGTTCATATCCTAGACGGCAAGGCGGAAATCACCATAGGTGGCCAGCCGCAGGATGTTGTCGCCGGTGAGATGCTGATTATGCCGGCCAATATCGCCCATGCCCTTCATGCCAAAACACCGTTTAAAATGCTGCTGGTCATGATTCGTGGTGAGTAA
- a CDS encoding ferredoxin, translated as MSKKVYIDTEECIGCESCVELCPDVFGFDDEAEKAFVITAEGGPEQCIDEAIETCPAECIHWED; from the coding sequence ATGAGCAAGAAAGTTTACATTGATACGGAAGAATGTATCGGTTGCGAAAGTTGTGTTGAACTGTGTCCTGACGTGTTCGGCTTCGATGATGAGGCAGAAAAAGCCTTTGTCATTACCGCCGAGGGTGGACCGGAGCAATGTATCGACGAGGCCATCGAGACATGTCCCGCAGAGTGCATCCACTGGGAGGATTAG
- a CDS encoding type IV toxin-antitoxin system AbiEi family antitoxin domain-containing protein: MDSITEYIKSSGGYARMKELRAAGFQTREISALVDQGRIERVKPGLYRLAEYGASGEHAGLVEVCRAIPGGIICLLSALDFHGLTTFNPSEVHVAIPHVAKPPRIFYPPIKPFFFRERFYTPGIESVREPAGEIRVYGKEKTICDMFRYRRKLGEDLAMEALKQYLKQKDANTARLLKYAAICQAKTVMMPYLKALVT; the protein is encoded by the coding sequence ATGGACAGTATAACGGAATACATCAAGTCATCCGGCGGCTATGCCCGAATGAAGGAGCTTCGTGCCGCAGGGTTCCAGACCCGTGAAATATCAGCCCTGGTTGACCAAGGGCGCATTGAGCGAGTCAAGCCCGGACTCTATCGCCTCGCGGAATATGGTGCGTCAGGGGAGCATGCCGGACTTGTGGAAGTTTGCCGTGCCATTCCTGGGGGGATTATTTGCCTGCTGTCTGCTCTCGATTTCCATGGACTGACCACCTTCAACCCTTCGGAGGTCCATGTGGCCATTCCCCATGTAGCCAAACCGCCCCGGATTTTTTATCCACCCATCAAGCCCTTTTTCTTTCGTGAGCGGTTTTACACTCCCGGCATCGAATCTGTTCGGGAACCGGCTGGTGAAATAAGGGTTTACGGGAAGGAAAAAACAATCTGCGATATGTTTCGTTACCGCCGAAAACTTGGTGAAGACCTGGCCATGGAAGCACTGAAACAGTATCTGAAGCAGAAAGACGCCAACACTGCACGCCTTCTGAAATATGCCGCTATTTGTCAGGCCAAAACCGTCATGATGCCCTACCTGAAAGCCCTGGTGACGTGA
- a CDS encoding nucleotidyl transferase AbiEii/AbiGii toxin family protein, giving the protein MAKATKDIAASVRARLLNIARSNGRDFDALLLQYMQERFLYRLSISPYRRNLILKGALLFLAYEMSLLRPTKDIDFLGFSTPNEINEIRNAVVAIASIDLDDGVRFNHESVIVEQITEGTDYKGVRVKLEVRLTAARKMLQLDIGFGDTVVPGPVEMDFPTLLDDQPSPNLLVYSRESAIAEKFEALVSLNILTSRMKDIYDILFLAERETFSLLTLREAIMTTFARRSTQLEDRRMLFSQDFYTNRDKKAQWKAFLRRSRLQLSPTFPEVVTRLMVFLEPVCSSTAMNNAIWNTADWNWKTEP; this is encoded by the coding sequence ATGGCGAAAGCAACCAAAGATATTGCTGCATCCGTCCGTGCGAGACTGTTGAATATAGCCAGATCAAATGGGCGCGATTTTGATGCGTTGCTGCTTCAGTATATGCAAGAGCGATTCCTATACCGATTGTCGATTTCTCCCTATCGCCGAAATTTGATCCTTAAAGGGGCTCTTCTCTTTCTTGCCTACGAAATGTCGCTGCTGCGTCCTACCAAGGATATCGATTTTCTCGGTTTTTCAACCCCTAATGAGATAAACGAGATCCGAAACGCAGTTGTTGCTATTGCCAGTATCGACCTTGATGACGGCGTAAGGTTTAACCACGAATCGGTCATCGTCGAACAAATTACGGAGGGCACCGACTATAAAGGAGTCCGGGTGAAACTTGAGGTACGACTGACAGCGGCCAGAAAGATGCTGCAATTGGATATTGGTTTTGGTGATACGGTTGTACCCGGACCAGTTGAGATGGACTTCCCAACTCTATTGGATGACCAGCCGTCGCCAAACCTGCTGGTGTACTCTCGAGAATCCGCCATTGCGGAAAAATTTGAAGCTCTGGTCTCCTTAAATATCCTGACCAGCCGGATGAAAGATATCTATGATATTCTATTTCTGGCGGAAAGGGAAACCTTTTCTCTCTTAACACTGCGGGAGGCGATTATGACGACCTTTGCCCGACGCTCGACACAACTCGAAGACCGTCGCATGCTTTTTTCACAGGATTTTTATACAAACAGGGATAAGAAAGCCCAATGGAAAGCATTTCTGCGACGAAGCCGTTTACAGTTGTCTCCGACTTTCCCTGAAGTCGTGACTCGCCTCATGGTGTTTCTGGAACCTGTTTGTTCTTCAACAGCTATGAATAATGCCATTTGGAATACGGCCGATTGGAATTGGAAAACAGAACCATGA